One genomic window of Polaromonas sp. SP1 includes the following:
- the uraD gene encoding 2-oxo-4-hydroxy-4-carboxy-5-ureidoimidazoline decarboxylase: MSTRFSLEHLNTCTPEAFCAALADIWEHAPWVARGVVTQRPFATVEALHTAMVAVVAGQDEPARIAFYAGHPELAGDDARRGTMTDASIAEQGTLSLAQLDAREAERWNALNRAYRTRFGFPFILCIRRHTRESALQAFEQRLQHDRATELSTTLGEIAAITRLRLDRLVSDVSHAASHGEFIPS, encoded by the coding sequence ATGAGCACACGATTCAGCCTGGAACACCTCAATACCTGCACGCCCGAGGCCTTTTGCGCCGCCCTGGCAGACATCTGGGAGCATGCGCCCTGGGTAGCGCGCGGCGTCGTGACCCAGCGCCCTTTCGCCACCGTCGAAGCACTGCACACGGCCATGGTGGCGGTGGTGGCCGGGCAGGACGAGCCCGCGCGCATTGCCTTCTATGCCGGACACCCGGAGCTGGCCGGTGATGACGCCCGCCGGGGCACGATGACCGATGCGTCCATTGCAGAACAAGGCACGCTCTCGCTGGCGCAGCTGGATGCACGCGAGGCCGAACGCTGGAACGCACTTAACCGGGCCTACCGTACGCGCTTCGGCTTCCCCTTCATCCTGTGCATTCGCCGCCACACGCGGGAGTCGGCGCTGCAAGCCTTTGAGCAGCGCCTGCAGCACGACCGAGCCACCGAACTGAGCACCACACTCGGCGAAATTGCCGCCATCACCCGCCTGCGGCTGGACCGCCTGGTGTCCGATGTTTCCCACGCGGCCAGCCACGGCGAATTCATTCCTTCCTGA
- a CDS encoding sodium-dependent bicarbonate transport family permease, protein MNSLLDPVVMFFLLGIAAGALKSNLEIPQAISRFLSLYLMMALGLKGGFALAKSGLTPDIAISLACAFGLALVVPLAAYALLRRHLNGYDAAAVSATYGSVSAVTFITAAQYLDARSIDYGGHMAAAMALMESPAIIAAIVLANLQRKRDAGSAAAQGLAPASGPSLWTVIKDSLTDGTPLLLLGAMLIGISSGEAGQKAFEPFTADLFKGMLAFFLLDMGLLVSRNVGGLRGKSLFVPFYAVAGPVSHAGVALLLGWLTGMSQGNTILLMVLAGSASYIAVPAVVRHAIPEANPTLYFGMSLGITFPLNILVGIPVYTRLVGALW, encoded by the coding sequence ATGAATTCCCTGCTGGACCCTGTCGTCATGTTTTTCCTGCTCGGCATTGCCGCCGGCGCGCTCAAGTCCAACCTCGAGATACCGCAGGCCATCTCGCGCTTTCTGTCGCTGTATCTCATGATGGCGCTGGGGCTCAAGGGCGGCTTTGCCCTGGCCAAATCGGGGCTGACGCCCGACATCGCGATCAGCCTGGCCTGCGCCTTCGGCCTGGCCCTGGTGGTGCCGCTGGCCGCCTACGCCTTGCTCAGAAGGCACCTGAACGGTTACGACGCCGCCGCTGTCTCGGCGACCTACGGCTCCGTGAGCGCCGTGACCTTCATCACCGCCGCCCAATACCTGGACGCCCGCAGCATCGACTACGGCGGCCACATGGCCGCCGCCATGGCGCTGATGGAGTCGCCGGCCATCATCGCGGCGATTGTGCTGGCCAATTTGCAGCGCAAGCGGGATGCCGGCAGCGCAGCGGCGCAAGGCCTCGCGCCGGCATCAGGCCCGTCCTTGTGGACTGTCATCAAGGATTCGCTCACCGACGGCACGCCCTTGCTGTTGCTGGGCGCCATGCTTATCGGCATCAGCAGCGGCGAAGCCGGCCAGAAAGCCTTCGAGCCCTTCACCGCCGATCTCTTCAAGGGCATGCTGGCTTTCTTCCTGCTGGACATGGGCCTGCTGGTGTCGCGCAATGTCGGCGGCCTGCGCGGCAAAAGCCTGTTTGTGCCGTTCTATGCCGTGGCCGGCCCGGTTTCGCATGCGGGTGTTGCGCTGCTATTGGGATGGCTGACTGGAATGTCGCAGGGCAACACCATCCTGCTGATGGTGCTGGCTGGAAGCGCTTCTTACATTGCCGTGCCTGCCGTGGTGCGCCACGCCATCCCCGAGGCCAACCCCACGCTTTACTTCGGCATGTCCCTGGGCATTACCTTTCCGCTGAACATCCTGGTGGGCATTCCTGTCTATACACGGTTGGTCGGGGCGTTGTGGTGA
- a CDS encoding tripartite tricarboxylate transporter substrate binding protein, whose protein sequence is MNTRRRISLLTVTCALGLLAAAVPAVAQGTYPDHPVKVIVALPAGGGVDIIARLVGQKLAAVTGQPFVVDNRAGASGRIGLPVVAKAAPDGYTLMTSPASFLTTNKSIFKELPYDPQADFAPITKLANQSMVLVVKDKQKFSSAGALLAAAKAKPGSLNYASSGDGSPQHLAALMFETRAQVRMTHVPYKGGALAITDLLGGNVDLLFAPLPEALPYLKTGKLTALALMSDKRSALIADVPTMREAGIPNMVMQTWIGLLAPAATPRALVDQLNRQVHAILQSEDVKKQLYEIGMETAPTTPEQFQQVIAQEIALHADLVKASGLVPQ, encoded by the coding sequence ATGAACACTCGACGCAGAATTTCCCTCCTGACCGTGACGTGCGCGCTGGGCCTGCTGGCCGCGGCGGTGCCCGCCGTCGCCCAAGGCACCTATCCCGACCATCCGGTGAAAGTCATCGTGGCGCTGCCAGCCGGCGGCGGGGTCGACATCATTGCGCGCCTGGTCGGCCAGAAGCTGGCCGCCGTCACCGGCCAACCCTTCGTGGTCGACAACCGGGCCGGCGCCTCCGGCCGCATCGGCCTGCCGGTGGTGGCCAAGGCCGCGCCGGACGGCTACACGCTGATGACTTCGCCTGCCTCGTTCCTGACCACCAACAAGAGCATCTTCAAAGAGCTGCCTTACGACCCACAGGCTGATTTCGCCCCCATCACCAAGCTGGCCAACCAGTCCATGGTGCTGGTGGTCAAAGACAAGCAGAAGTTTTCCAGCGCAGGGGCGCTTCTGGCCGCCGCCAAGGCCAAGCCCGGCAGCCTGAACTACGCCAGCTCGGGCGACGGCAGCCCGCAACACCTGGCCGCGCTGATGTTCGAGACGCGGGCGCAGGTGCGCATGACCCATGTGCCTTACAAGGGCGGCGCGCTGGCCATCACCGACCTGCTGGGCGGCAACGTTGACCTGCTGTTCGCGCCTCTGCCCGAGGCACTGCCCTACCTCAAGACCGGCAAGCTGACCGCGCTGGCGCTGATGAGCGACAAGCGCTCGGCGCTGATCGCCGACGTGCCCACCATGCGCGAAGCAGGCATCCCGAACATGGTCATGCAGACCTGGATCGGCCTGCTGGCGCCGGCGGCGACCCCGCGCGCGCTCGTGGACCAGTTGAACCGCCAGGTACACGCCATCCTGCAGAGCGAGGACGTGAAAAAGCAGCTCTATGAAATAGGCATGGAAACGGCACCCACCACGCCCGAGCAATTCCAGCAAGTCATCGCACAGGAGATCGCGCTGCATGCGGACCTGGTGAAGGCTTCGGGGCTGGTGCCGCAATAG
- a CDS encoding Panacea domain-containing protein — MIIDRQREKLVEAVVYFALHTRNLGKTKLFKLLYFLDFKHYRDTGRAVTGLDYFAWPKGPVPVKLFEELQQPEVSWGNSVSFRPKAVAKGSMLTVTAHKQFDPSLFTKRELKILESLATQYRDVYADDMVEATHLENLPWDKVWNQEGRRQQPIPYSYALRAQDYETMTAFVDEREEFLRVMSK; from the coding sequence ATGATTATTGACCGACAACGCGAGAAGCTTGTCGAGGCTGTCGTCTACTTTGCGCTCCACACTCGCAATCTAGGTAAGACAAAGCTGTTCAAGCTCCTCTACTTTTTAGATTTCAAACACTATCGAGATACCGGTCGTGCGGTTACTGGCTTGGACTACTTTGCGTGGCCTAAAGGACCCGTGCCTGTAAAGTTGTTTGAAGAATTGCAGCAGCCCGAAGTGTCTTGGGGAAACAGTGTGTCCTTTCGTCCTAAGGCTGTAGCCAAGGGAAGCATGCTTACCGTCACCGCTCATAAGCAGTTTGATCCAAGCTTGTTTACCAAACGTGAGTTAAAGATACTTGAAAGTCTCGCGACTCAATACCGAGACGTTTATGCGGACGACATGGTTGAGGCGACTCATCTTGAGAATTTACCCTGGGATAAGGTGTGGAATCAGGAAGGTCGACGCCAACAGCCTATTCCTTACTCATACGCATTGAGAGCGCAAGACTACGAAACTATGACTGCCTTCGTGGATGAGCGAGAAGAGTTTCTCCGAGTTATGAGTAAATAG
- a CDS encoding LysR family transcriptional regulator has protein sequence MRYSLVPAGLRYADQVARSGSIQKAARELHVAASAINRQILQLEEELGVPLFERLPRGMRLTPSGDALITLARHWLQDERGVVAEIRRIQGIHQGHVSLVAMDSHATSVMPALVRDLGAQHPLVSLSIALATPDDAEAALMTGQADLAAIFNLKPRRELLVLWKSALPLGCVVAPGHPLAQRETVSFQEAMAHPVALQSKALTIRRYLEAQYNWLFKEPRRYTETNSLQLVKQLALGGNHVVFTSELDVAAELATGQLVFIPVRDRGAEPQEISVAVDATKPPGPIVKLVSERLIAALQDCLAAARTRATSAR, from the coding sequence ATGCGCTATTCGCTCGTTCCCGCCGGACTGCGCTACGCCGACCAGGTGGCGCGCTCGGGCTCCATCCAGAAGGCCGCGCGTGAGCTCCACGTGGCGGCTTCGGCCATCAACCGGCAGATCCTGCAGCTGGAGGAAGAACTCGGCGTGCCCTTGTTTGAGCGGCTGCCGCGCGGCATGCGCCTGACGCCCTCGGGCGACGCGCTCATCACGCTGGCGCGCCACTGGCTGCAGGACGAACGCGGCGTGGTCGCAGAGATCCGGCGCATCCAGGGCATCCACCAGGGCCATGTGTCGCTGGTGGCCATGGACAGCCACGCCACCAGCGTCATGCCCGCCCTGGTGCGGGACCTGGGTGCGCAGCATCCGCTGGTCAGCCTGTCCATCGCACTGGCTACCCCCGACGATGCCGAGGCCGCACTGATGACCGGCCAGGCCGACCTGGCCGCCATCTTCAACCTGAAACCGCGCCGGGAGTTGCTGGTGCTCTGGAAGAGCGCGCTGCCGCTGGGCTGCGTGGTGGCGCCCGGGCACCCGCTGGCGCAGCGCGAGACGGTGAGCTTCCAGGAGGCCATGGCCCACCCGGTCGCGCTGCAGAGCAAGGCGCTGACGATCCGGCGTTATCTCGAGGCGCAGTACAACTGGCTGTTCAAGGAGCCGCGCCGCTATACCGAGACCAACTCGCTGCAGCTGGTCAAGCAGCTTGCGCTCGGCGGCAACCATGTGGTGTTCACGTCCGAGCTGGACGTGGCGGCGGAACTGGCCACCGGCCAGCTGGTCTTTATCCCGGTGCGCGACCGGGGGGCCGAACCGCAAGAGATCAGCGTCGCCGTGGATGCCACCAAGCCGCCCGGCCCTATCGTGAAGCTGGTGTCCGAGCGGCTCATCGCTGCGCTGCAGGACTGCCTTGCGGCGGCACGCACCCGCGCTACTTCTGCGCGTTAA
- a CDS encoding alpha/beta fold hydrolase codes for MKFLRTLFAPLLTAAVAVATIVPVASHAQESKPVKSGYLNANGVNYHYQVHGQGEPLLLLHGGLGQFDMFGPVLTALTKTRQVIGVDLYGHGRTALTERPVSLVDMGDDMAQILKQLGYGPVDVMGYSMGGGVGFRMAVQHPERVRRLVLVSAGYAQDGFFPEMLPMQAQVGAGMADMMKETPMYKSYAAVAPRPQDFPKLLDKMGALMRTPYDYSEDVKKLQMPVMLVFGDSDMYRPEHIVKFYQLLGGGLKDAGWMRENMAKNRLAILPGFTHYDLFLAPALVPTVLSFLDGKSNTASWAQQVNAQK; via the coding sequence ATGAAGTTCCTGCGTACTCTTTTCGCCCCGCTGCTCACCGCCGCGGTGGCTGTTGCCACCATCGTTCCTGTCGCCTCTCACGCCCAGGAAAGCAAGCCCGTCAAAAGCGGCTACCTCAACGCCAATGGCGTCAACTACCACTACCAGGTGCACGGCCAGGGCGAGCCGCTGCTGCTTTTGCATGGCGGCCTGGGCCAGTTCGACATGTTCGGCCCGGTGCTGACGGCGCTCACCAAGACCCGCCAGGTGATCGGCGTTGACCTGTACGGCCATGGCCGCACGGCGCTGACCGAGCGGCCCGTGAGCCTGGTCGACATGGGCGACGACATGGCGCAGATCCTCAAGCAGCTTGGCTACGGCCCGGTGGATGTGATGGGTTATTCGATGGGCGGCGGTGTCGGCTTTCGCATGGCGGTGCAACACCCTGAGCGCGTGCGGCGCCTGGTGCTGGTGTCGGCCGGCTACGCGCAAGACGGTTTCTTTCCCGAGATGCTGCCGATGCAGGCGCAAGTCGGCGCGGGCATGGCCGACATGATGAAGGAAACGCCAATGTACAAGTCCTACGCTGCAGTAGCGCCGCGCCCGCAGGACTTCCCCAAGCTGCTCGACAAGATGGGCGCCTTGATGCGCACGCCTTATGACTATTCGGAAGACGTGAAAAAGCTGCAGATGCCGGTGATGCTGGTGTTTGGCGACAGCGACATGTACCGCCCCGAGCACATCGTGAAGTTTTATCAGCTGCTGGGCGGCGGGCTGAAGGACGCGGGCTGGATGCGGGAGAACATGGCGAAGAACCGGCTGGCGATCTTGCCGGGGTTCACGCACTACGACCTGTTCCTTGCGCCGGCGCTGGTGCCGACGGTGCTGTCTTTCCTGGATGGCAAGAGCAACACGGCGAGCTGGGCGCAGCAGGTTAACGCGCAGAAGTAG
- a CDS encoding LysR family transcriptional regulator, whose protein sequence is MYLNAYPKVTFVQLRSFEAVARLGGITRAAAALHLTQPTVSTQLKELRSAVGVDLLVPAGRGVRITDAGRDLLATIEAMFESWREFESGILDRQQMIRGSLKIAGVTTTEYFLAQWLKPFVDAFPGIDVDLVIENRDKVVSRLENAQDDLAVMMTPPLHIPLSATPVMENPLCLVGPLAHPWAARRAIPLKKLADEPLLMREPGSGTRQAALEFLAEHELTPNIRMTLGSNEAIKHAVAAGLGLAVVSRHAIAPDPAADNLAILKVAGFPISRHWHVVHRADRRLPRAAAVFLQYLDQAVSISAT, encoded by the coding sequence ATGTACCTGAACGCCTACCCCAAAGTTACCTTCGTACAGCTGCGCAGTTTTGAAGCAGTGGCCAGGCTGGGCGGCATCACCAGGGCTGCGGCGGCGCTGCATCTCACGCAGCCCACGGTGTCGACACAACTCAAGGAGTTGCGCAGCGCGGTGGGTGTGGACCTGCTGGTGCCCGCAGGCCGGGGCGTGCGTATCACCGACGCAGGCCGCGACCTGCTGGCAACCATCGAGGCCATGTTTGAGTCATGGCGCGAGTTTGAAAGCGGGATTCTTGACCGCCAGCAAATGATCCGCGGCTCACTGAAGATCGCGGGCGTCACCACCACGGAGTATTTCCTCGCCCAGTGGCTCAAGCCTTTTGTCGACGCCTTTCCCGGCATCGACGTGGACCTGGTCATCGAGAACCGCGACAAGGTGGTGAGCCGCCTGGAAAACGCCCAGGACGACCTTGCGGTGATGATGACGCCGCCCCTGCACATCCCCCTGTCGGCCACGCCGGTGATGGAGAACCCCTTGTGCCTGGTGGGCCCGCTCGCGCACCCCTGGGCTGCCCGCCGCGCTATTCCCCTCAAAAAGCTGGCCGATGAACCCCTGCTGATGAGAGAGCCCGGCTCGGGCACCCGGCAGGCGGCGCTCGAGTTTCTGGCCGAACATGAATTGACGCCCAACATCCGCATGACCCTGGGCAGCAATGAAGCGATCAAACATGCGGTGGCCGCAGGGCTGGGCCTGGCCGTGGTGTCGCGGCACGCCATTGCGCCGGATCCGGCAGCGGACAACCTGGCCATCCTGAAAGTGGCGGGCTTTCCCATCAGCCGGCACTGGCATGTCGTGCACCGGGCCGATCGCCGGCTGCCCCGGGCAGCGGCCGTGTTTCTGCAGTACCTCGATCAGGCGGTGTCTATCTCCGCCACGTGA
- a CDS encoding DUF4145 domain-containing protein, with amino-acid sequence MHSKLEVRGAVGDTIKIVCSKCNGSTSHKILTEVEQSWSTEDYDIEWGQVDQIVQCLGCEKTSYRLTTSNSENTFYDDEGNAHEDISETLYPPRHAGRKGIEHIWQLPFKVQGVYKETLQAILGSSPVLAGIGLRLLLETICGDKRAEGVNLYDKITNLVERRILTPQSAEILHHIRTLGNNAAHEAKPHSANQLSLAMEVIEHLLHDVYLLPARAAEAFPRPPVAIPPQ; translated from the coding sequence ATGCATTCCAAATTAGAAGTTCGCGGCGCAGTTGGGGACACGATAAAAATCGTTTGCAGCAAGTGCAATGGAAGTACGTCGCACAAAATTCTGACTGAGGTAGAACAAAGTTGGTCCACCGAAGACTATGACATCGAGTGGGGGCAAGTGGACCAAATCGTTCAATGCTTAGGCTGTGAAAAAACGAGTTACCGCCTTACGACAAGCAACTCTGAAAATACTTTTTACGACGATGAGGGGAACGCACATGAGGATATAAGCGAGACGTTGTATCCGCCTAGGCATGCAGGAAGAAAAGGTATAGAACATATTTGGCAGTTACCGTTTAAGGTGCAGGGGGTCTACAAAGAAACCCTGCAAGCCATACTTGGTAGCTCCCCCGTTCTAGCGGGCATAGGCTTGCGGCTTCTTCTTGAAACGATATGTGGAGACAAGCGAGCGGAAGGAGTGAACCTCTACGACAAGATCACCAATCTCGTAGAAAGGCGAATTTTGACGCCGCAAAGCGCAGAAATCCTGCATCACATTCGCACGCTTGGAAACAATGCCGCACACGAAGCGAAGCCTCACAGTGCAAATCAACTTTCGTTGGCGATGGAGGTTATCGAGCACCTTTTGCACGATGTCTACTTACTTCCTGCAAGGGCTGCAGAAGCATTCCCTCGTCCCCCAGTAGCAATCCCTCCGCAATAA
- a CDS encoding LysR substrate-binding domain-containing protein, with translation MAALPPLYALQAFLAAADCGSFTGAATRLNLTQGAVSRQVQLLEEYYGCPLFVRVARGLTLTAEGQQLIAPVRQAMTTLSEASARVRRVSDVLRVQFPPTMAVRWFLPRLPELQAALPGLEIRVATHWTDAPDFSNTDADVIIAHGKGGWPQVVEVPLMRERLVPLCIPEIAATLQQPADLAGATLLHARANRHEWQTWLRGAGLPDLQGTGEQLFDTLDMCVQSAERGQGVAIADAALFADLIASGKVVKPFDIEVDSGNAYFLTYPPERREQRNIRLFEEWLVSALRG, from the coding sequence ATGGCAGCCCTGCCACCCCTGTACGCCCTGCAGGCTTTTCTGGCCGCCGCTGATTGCGGCAGCTTCACAGGCGCCGCCACCCGCCTCAACCTGACCCAGGGCGCGGTGAGCAGGCAGGTGCAGTTGCTGGAAGAGTATTACGGGTGCCCGCTGTTTGTGCGCGTAGCCCGCGGCCTCACACTCACCGCCGAAGGCCAGCAACTGATCGCGCCGGTACGGCAAGCGATGACCACGCTGTCTGAAGCCAGCGCACGCGTACGGCGCGTCAGCGATGTCCTCAGAGTGCAGTTTCCGCCCACCATGGCTGTCAGGTGGTTCTTGCCCCGCCTGCCGGAATTGCAGGCGGCGCTGCCCGGACTGGAAATTCGCGTCGCGACCCACTGGACAGACGCACCCGATTTCAGCAACACCGATGCCGACGTCATCATTGCCCACGGCAAAGGCGGCTGGCCGCAAGTGGTTGAGGTGCCGCTGATGCGCGAACGCCTGGTGCCCCTGTGCATCCCGGAGATAGCCGCCACCCTGCAACAACCCGCCGACCTGGCCGGCGCCACCCTCCTGCACGCCAGAGCCAACCGCCACGAATGGCAGACCTGGCTGCGCGGCGCCGGCCTGCCCGATCTGCAGGGCACAGGTGAACAACTGTTTGACACGCTGGATATGTGCGTCCAGAGCGCAGAGCGCGGCCAGGGTGTTGCCATTGCCGACGCCGCCTTGTTCGCTGATCTGATCGCCTCAGGCAAAGTCGTGAAGCCCTTCGACATTGAGGTCGACAGCGGGAATGCTTATTTCCTCACCTATCCGCCTGAGCGGCGGGAGCAGCGGAATATCCGGCTGTTTGAGGAATGGCTGGTGTCTGCGTTACGGGGGTGA
- a CDS encoding nuclear transport factor 2 family protein, which produces MVISSNALAYIDIINRYLALLAAGDVRGIVSLFSARGTVHSPFLGMQPAGKFFDLLKAATRRSVIEKPEVFVSGVGSRRASTCLTYRWELADGAQVSFECVDLFDFNEQGLIDTMTIVYDTAPIREAVGDKYRGVQTH; this is translated from the coding sequence ATGGTTATCAGCTCCAACGCACTGGCATATATCGACATCATCAACCGCTACCTGGCCCTGCTGGCCGCGGGCGACGTGCGCGGCATTGTGTCGCTGTTCAGCGCCCGGGGCACTGTGCACTCGCCCTTCCTGGGCATGCAGCCGGCGGGCAAGTTCTTTGACTTGCTGAAGGCGGCCACGCGGCGCAGCGTGATCGAAAAACCCGAGGTGTTTGTGAGCGGTGTCGGCTCGCGCCGGGCTTCGACCTGTTTGACCTACCGCTGGGAGCTGGCGGATGGTGCGCAGGTCAGCTTTGAGTGTGTGGACCTGTTTGACTTTAATGAGCAGGGCCTGATCGACACGATGACCATCGTCTATGACACGGCGCCCATACGCGAAGCCGTGGGCGACAAGTACCGCGGCGTGCAAACCCACTGA
- a CDS encoding VOC family protein, which produces MPKMIFVNLPVKDLAAAIRFYKAIGCEQNMQFSDEKAAMMVWSDTISFMLLTHEYFGTFTSKRIPDAQQTCQVLLCLSRDSREDVDAITAAAAAAGGKADVRPPIDMGFMYNRAFQDPDGHVFEPVWMDMAAAQAAA; this is translated from the coding sequence ATGCCCAAAATGATCTTCGTCAACCTGCCCGTGAAGGACCTCGCAGCAGCCATCCGCTTTTACAAGGCGATCGGCTGTGAGCAAAACATGCAGTTCAGCGACGAGAAGGCCGCGATGATGGTCTGGTCGGACACCATCAGCTTCATGCTGCTGACGCACGAGTACTTTGGCACCTTCACGTCGAAACGCATCCCTGACGCGCAGCAGACCTGCCAGGTGTTGCTGTGCCTGTCGCGCGACAGCCGTGAAGACGTAGACGCCATCACGGCCGCCGCCGCCGCTGCCGGCGGCAAAGCCGACGTTCGCCCACCGATCGACATGGGCTTTATGTACAACCGCGCGTTTCAGGACCCGGACGGCCATGTGTTTGAGCCGGTGTGGATGGATATGGCGGCGGCGCAGGCTGCCGCGTAA
- a CDS encoding YciI family protein: MKFMVMVKATADSEAGVMPSEQLLTEMGKYNEALVKAGIMQAGEGLHPSSKGARIRFSGKNRTVIDGPFSETKELVAGFWIWQCASLQEAIEWAKRCPNPMSDDSDLEIRQVFAAEDFGEAFTPELREQEERLRAQIA, from the coding sequence ATGAAATTTATGGTCATGGTCAAAGCCACCGCCGACAGTGAAGCCGGCGTGATGCCCAGCGAGCAGTTGCTCACGGAGATGGGCAAGTACAACGAAGCGCTCGTGAAGGCGGGCATCATGCAGGCCGGTGAAGGCTTGCATCCCAGCTCGAAGGGTGCGCGCATACGCTTTTCCGGCAAGAACCGCACCGTGATCGACGGGCCCTTCAGCGAGACCAAGGAGCTGGTGGCCGGCTTCTGGATCTGGCAGTGCGCGTCACTGCAAGAAGCCATCGAATGGGCCAAGCGCTGCCCCAACCCGATGTCAGACGATTCGGACCTTGAGATCCGCCAGGTCTTTGCGGCGGAAGACTTTGGTGAAGCCTTTACGCCCGAGCTGCGCGAGCAGGAAGAGCGGCTGCGCGCGCAAATCGCTTGA